A stretch of Prunus dulcis chromosome 6, ALMONDv2, whole genome shotgun sequence DNA encodes these proteins:
- the LOC117630406 gene encoding uncharacterized protein LOC117630406: protein MNSKHFTTLGGKRRKHLHLDMPQAFIPELAWFKVMLYVATQSSEDLFHMASVCPLFHTLANTPQVWNTISMARYPDHPSWDHANPAVQHFLQQCRACDNPESIFREAFEVFFMQGNVEALYGMRIAATAGHMEAAYLVGLLGMSGIGQSKEDALEFLCSLNQRNNIDMKGTRDALRRRLSRVFSVARHIVDMFYYGKIKFNHCSACNNNEWCFVIQGWPTEEKINLAFWTCCNRCKWHRESIFWFKVMRVYVVPGNPYPYN, encoded by the coding sequence ATGAATTCAAAACATTTCACTACACtcggaggaaagagaaggaagcatCTCCATTTGGATATGCCCCAAGCCTTCATCCCGGAGTTAGCTTGGTTTAAAGTGATGTTATACGTGGCAACCCAATCATCGGAAGATCTCTTCCATATGGCATCTGTGTGCCCATTGTTCCATACTTTGGCAAACACTCCACAAGTGTGGAACACCATTTCAATGGCAAGGTACCCAGACCATCCTAGCTGGGACCATGCCAATCCTGCGGTCCAGCATTTCTTGCAACAATGCAGGGCTTGCGATAACCCTGAGTCGATATTTAGAGAAGCATTCGAAGTGTTTTTCATGCAGGGTAACGTGGAAGCGTTGTATGGGATGCGCATTGCAGCCACGGCAGGCCATATGGAAGCGGCATATCTAGTTGGACTACTTGGCATGTCCGGAATTGGTCAATCAAAAGAGGATGCATTAGAATTCTTGTGTTCTTTGAATCAACGTAACAACATTGATATGAAAGGAACCAGGGATGCTTTGAGACGAAGATTAAGCCGAGTTTTCTCTGTTGCAAGACATATCGTAGATATGTTTTACTATGGGAAGATTAAGTTCAATCACTGCAGCGCTTGTAACAACAATGAATGGTGTTTTGTTATTCAAGGCTGGCCTACTGAAGAAAAGATAAATCTTGCCTTCTGGACTTGTTGCAATCGATGCAAATGGCACCGTGAGagtattttttggttcaaGGTGATGCGTGTGTATGTTGTGCCAGGGAATCCATACCCTTATAATTAG